The region tatcttaattttttctcaCAGTCTTCTAAGATGTTCTGGAATATGCaatcatttattaaatcaacCAAGGAATTCTTGTGATCAAGTGAAGTGTTTGAAAAGTTCTCAATAATCAATTCcttcaaaaaattagaaaacaGTGATGGAAATCTATTTAGTTGATGAATAATTAGTTCTTCTTCAGATATACTGTGCGAATTCAAAATTCTTTGCCAGACACTTAAAAACTGGTTATTCTGCtctgtaataattttaataaatctttgacagcatttcattatttcaaatttttcaattaaatttaatattgatgaagGGGATACCttgtatttgaaattaaatctaataaatagtaatagATTTTCgtaataattaattctttcagCTAAATGTTGTTGTAATGAATTCATCAAGGGAGGAATATATTTTCCTGTAGAATAAAAGAGCTCATCGCTCACCAAAAAAAGATCATTTTCAATCTCTTCAGGTAGCAGAGAAATGTTATTCGGTAAATTAAAGTCAACTGGATTATCGTCCATCCTCTTGGAGAAATAAATGGACTGAGTGATATGTGATTTAACGaatctaatattttgatcCAAATCGCTACTTGAAGATTCACTTTGTATACCTAGAGAGGATGATGGCAATAATTCGATTTTTAGCACACccatataattattaattaaatataaagtaTCTGAGCCAAAGCCGGACCCAATAATCCTGATAtcttttctaaatcttATAATATCCTCGAATTTTCTTCTTAAGTGGAAGTTTGAATCTATTTTTGAATTCATTTGTAACAACACAATTACATCATCaaatataacaaatatCGATAGTACGGAAGAAGGTTCTTCCTGTAGTGAAGCAGAAACGTATAACGTTGGATTCGTTGGCAATACTGAAGATGTATAAGTATTTAATCTATAAGTCGAGAATATAGTAGCTGAATTGGctttttcattaatctGAACTGTTGAcagaatataataaaatatttcatgaCCGAAATCATCGTAATGTGATATTGAAGATAGTATTAGATGTATTGATGAATCATCCTTAAACAACGGATGTGAGTCTAAGATCTGCAAAGAAGATGTGGCAAAAGGATACAAACTTGAAAGTGAATCCATGATATctgtataaatatttatatgtGATCTTTTGAAACAATTGGATGAAGTTAATGATATTTGCCAAGTAACTAAATCACCTGAGGATGTTGTGATGTAGACTAAAGTTTCACCTTTTCCCAAGATTGGACCTCTTCTTAAtgaaatgatattattctTAGTTTTTTTACCACCAGTATTAAacgaaaaattaaaagaactGAAAAGACCACGAGTTGGATTCATTAATTGCTTAGCTATCCTTAAATTTGGTTTTCCCATTGAGTCGCGCAAAGTAATGAAACATACACGGCCTAATGTTGTAGAAATTATAGTACCTGCAGGTTCAACCGAAATGGCAGACgctattttttcattatctttCAATCTTAAATCTAAAACATGTGCTTTTGTCCTTGATAATTCGGCAGACAAATTGTTCACAGattcaatatcttcatAGTATACAACTTGAGACTCTTGGGTAAAATATACTATGCCTGTGGTTGTAGAGTTGGCAGGTTTCGTACCTAATGAACCATCTATAAAATTAGCATTGAAATTATCATCGGCTGTAGCAGAACAAACAAACAGACACAATGGAGGTGTGAAGTTATCATTTACTTCTTGaatggtattattattgtttagGGGGATTTTAGCAAAATTGGGATTTTTCTCATTAGAATTGAGGTtccaaatatataaatcattgttatcatttaaaaaagcCTTTCCACAAGTTGGGTCTATTGTAGCTCTGTAAGCTGTTAGTTGCTGTTGAGATGTATTATTCtgaaatgatgataattcaGTTGGTAATTGcttaattctaaatttttcGTTTTCTGTCAATAGCTTGGAGTTATCAAATCCTAAGAATAGATGGGACTCATCATTGACTACTGAGCGtgtattattgttatttctTTCAGGTATTTCTTCAACAGACAAAGGCTTGGCTCGTGACTTTGCAATACCAGTTATATCTGTTCTCAACTTAAATAGAGGCTTTGAATTCGTACTTGTCATGTTATAAAGTAGAATTAAATtgtgaaattgaaataaagaTCAGTaagtaaatataaaataacaaaagAGGTATAAAGCGAGGGACCAGTGAAGGAGTAGTTAAGTTTGAGAAACACTTAATTATATTGACTTTATCACTGAAAATGTGCGTGCTACCTTTGTTATTCCTCCCTTCTTGATCTCGTTTTTTTTGCTAAATTTAAGTATCTGAATTttgcaaatatttttattttctaattagATATCTAAATCGCAAATCTAACgaaatatagaaaaaacaaGTTTACCCGGCctgataaattttttttgaagcTCATCGctattgaaatttaaaataaaataataaaaaaaagtgatGAGATTTGTATGGCATAAATtccattatcattaataagTTATAACctaaaaatacaataagCAATGATTAGAACAGTGTatgtttgaaatttttacatTCATCAtaatagatttattatgcgaactttttttaaaggtAAACTTAAATTACTAACTATATCTcaaaaacaagaaaaaaatgttatttttcatttttttaatttgtcatttaattaatatacaGCAAgccaaaaaataatagagcCAAAAGGGCTCTTGAGAAGAAAGAACCTAAATTAGTTGAAAATGTGAAAAAGGCCTTGTTTGTTCCAGGTCAAACTTCCAATAAGGCTTTACATGATGTCATGGTTGACTTAAGCGCTTTGAAAAAGCCAGACATCAAGAGGTTTGAAcgtaaaaataatattagacCATTTGAAGATGCCTCTCAGTTAGAATTTtttagtgaaaaaaatgatactTCTTTACTGGTGTTAGCAACCAACTCTAAAAAGcggaaaaataatttgacaTTCGTCAGAACTTTTGGAagtaaaatatatgatatGGTAGAATTAATGATCGctgataattataaattatttgaagattttaAGAAGCAAACCATTAATGTCGGCTTGAAGCCCATGTTTGCTTTTCAAGGTGCACCTTTTGATAATCATCCAGTTTATAAACAGATCAAATCGTATTTTCTAGACTTCTTTAGAGGTGAGGTTACTACTTTGCAAGATGTTGCAGGTTTACAGCATGTTATTTCACTGACTATTGCAGGTGATTTTCAAGATGGTGAAACTTTACCAAATGTCTTATTCAGAGtttataaattgaaaacttATCGTAGTGATCAAGGTGGTAGCAAATTACCAAGAGTggaattagaagaaattgGACCACGCTtagatttcaaaattggTAGAATACATACGCCAACTCCAGATATGGTTAAAGAAGCTCATAAGAGAGCTAAACAATTGGAAACTAAAACAGTTAAGAATGTTGAACGTGACTTAATGGGTGATAAGATTGGTAGAATTCATATGGGCAAGCAAGATTTAGGCAACTTGCAAACAAGAAAGATGAAGGGTTTGAAATCCCGTTTTGATCAGTTAGCCTCTAGTGAAGAAGGTGACGACACATATGGTGAAGACTTTGTCACTGCAGATGACATTCAAGATCGGGCTGATGACGAGCCTGCTTCAAAGAAGCCAAAATATTAAGTTCATAGCACTTCTATATAACATTCTCATTTCCATTTCACAAAATtctatatttgaatatatatgtacATTACTTAATCTAACAGATATAACGtcaacttttttttcatgttCGAGAATGGAATATGCATTATTTAAGTATTATCTCTTTTCAGTTCAATTTCAACGAAATCAATTCCGGAGGATCGTAAAATCCAGAAAATAAGAAAGCTCCCCACAAAATAGTGAAATCCTGAGaattatatattgaaaaaacaCTAAGAAGATTCTGGCTATCttcatttgataatattggGCTTGGTGGCCAATAGTGATAGCATTTTCCTTTAAAACTACGAATTAGATTGTCTTTTGGGAGGTTATTTTATTTCGAATAAGACAAAGGGAAGGTAAACCgcaatatttcaaaatcttattcaagaatttttacTCAAAAAATCAATACATTTCTGAATTATAAAGGGAAAAACAACCAGCATTTAAAGTAATTCATCTTTACTTACAGATACCgttattaatatctttca is a window of Henningerozyma blattae CBS 6284 chromosome 5, complete genome DNA encoding:
- the NUP133 gene encoding Nup133p (similar to Saccharomyces cerevisiae NUP133 (YKR082W); ancestral locus Anc_5.675), with the translated sequence MTSTNSKPLFKLRTDITGIAKSRAKPLSVEEIPERNNNNTRSVVNDESHLFLGFDNSKLLTENEKFRIKQLPTELSSFQNNTSQQQLTAYRATIDPTCGKAFLNDNNDLYIWNLNSNEKNPNFAKIPLNNNNTIQEVNDNFTPPLCLFVCSATADDNFNANFIDGSLGTKPANSTTTGIVYFTQESQVVYYEDIESVNNLSAELSRTKAHVLDLRLKDNEKIASAISVEPAGTIISTTLGRVCFITLRDSMGKPNLRIAKQLMNPTRGLFSSFNFSFNTGGKKTKNNIISLRRGPILGKGETLVYITTSSGDLVTWQISLTSSNCFKRSHINIYTDIMDSLSSLYPFATSSLQILDSHPLFKDDSSIHLILSSISHYDDFGHEIFYYILSTVQINEKANSATIFSTYRLNTYTSSVLPTNPTLYVSASLQEEPSSVLSIFVIFDDVIVLLQMNSKIDSNFHLRRKFEDIIRFRKDIRIIGSGFGSDTLYLINNYMGVLKIELLPSSSLGIQSESSSSDLDQNIRFVKSHITQSIYFSKRMDDNPVDFNLPNNISLLPEEIENDLFLVSDELFYSTGKYIPPLMNSLQQHLAERINYYENLLLFIRFNFKYKVSPSSILNLIEKFEIMKCCQRFIKIITEQNNQFLSVWQRILNSHSISEEELIIHQLNRFPSLFSNFLKELIIENFSNTSLDHKNSLVDLINDCIFQNILEDCEKKLRYDLFELDNKELGTLLPWFINENNCQAINRLLFDYKFSLNKTNTSPDNATVEHINKQFLSLIKILYYFFNQSKLWFALHDKATSNNVDGNPLNALYEANHLLWNEILCELNLKDESLQITEFYGDLESLVHTLDKIDKEISQEIYIHYFDKFGYLFASTLFKYYIDNNGVNTGNTGTASNLSDLFYRFPDQQQFRIQFFNDYPQYANIKWIQQIMDNEYSAASNTLYSITTNDIGSNQNKITNVEDRQIYLNISKLSALADVNIGNSSAVTNNQVMALTKIQENLDIIDGQQYLYENIKIENIRMNEKYKGTELNEYFNDIVANIKTRTSITASKLIEFCTMLNDSDSFFYALKLIASCNYSLPFEVKLFLVSLVWRRCILLKSFDDTIINEDSDDAKIISMPLYKVLHRYFDEELYNADVQLPDCYLIVDESLMTSDYCKHVYTTAKTASELSGIQHTLKLEYQSLKNIPNLESKINATLGLANKNSGDKCVINYENYMLVTRR
- the RPF2 gene encoding rRNA-binding ribosome biosynthesis protein RPF2 (similar to Saccharomyces cerevisiae RPF2 (YKR081C); ancestral locus Anc_5.674) — its product is MIRTVKPKNNRAKRALEKKEPKLVENVKKALFVPGQTSNKALHDVMVDLSALKKPDIKRFERKNNIRPFEDASQLEFFSEKNDTSLLVLATNSKKRKNNLTFVRTFGSKIYDMVELMIADNYKLFEDFKKQTINVGLKPMFAFQGAPFDNHPVYKQIKSYFLDFFRGEVTTLQDVAGLQHVISLTIAGDFQDGETLPNVLFRVYKLKTYRSDQGGSKLPRVELEEIGPRLDFKIGRIHTPTPDMVKEAHKRAKQLETKTVKNVERDLMGDKIGRIHMGKQDLGNLQTRKMKGLKSRFDQLASSEEGDDTYGEDFVTADDIQDRADDEPASKKPKY